The Narcine bancroftii isolate sNarBan1 chromosome 11, sNarBan1.hap1, whole genome shotgun sequence genome has a window encoding:
- the LOC138746094 gene encoding twinfilin-1-like isoform X4 — translation MTHQTGIPEQLKVGASRESVARWDQEYDSCILPLLDEQQPGYILYRMDTTNAQGSRWLFIAWSPDPSPVRQKMLYAATKMALKKEFGSSHIKDEIFGTVREDVSFSGYRKHLISQNDPNPLTTAEEELQKDKIQINGETKPPSLQGVAFPMQGDVVQALKKLQNKELSYVQLKIDFNHENIALADTTHTEIGDLPNRVPKDSARYHFFLYKHSYEGDYLESIVFVYSMPGYTCSIRERMLYSSCKNPLIDMVEKQLSLDITKKPSTLGFIYNSQLISQPGSLWNMRKQDMENEQTPHDSTEVINKPKSDKSGCLKKETSIIKDLHYLCQTLFLTAIIRKEGTEA, via the exons AACAACTCAAGGTGGGTGCATCCAGAGAGTCGGTAGCCAGATGGGACCAAGAATATGATTCGTGCATCCTTCCTCTTCTAGATGAACAGCAACCTGGCTATATCTTGTACCGAATGGACACCACGAATGCTCAGGGATCTCGGTGGCTCTTTATTGCTTGGTCACCTGATCCTTCACCA gtTCGACAAAAAATGCTGTATGCAGCAACAAAAATGGCTCTGAAGAAGGAATTTGGGAGTAGCCACATAAAAGATGAAATATTTGGAACTGTAAGG GAGGATGTTTCGTTTAGTGGTTACAGAAAGCACCTTATTTCTCAAAATGATCCCAACCCACTAACCACAGCTGAAGAGGAGCTGCAGAAG gaTAAAATTCAAATCAATGGAGAAACTAAGCCACCATCTTTGCAGGGAGTAGCATTTCCTATGCAAGGAGATGTGGTTCAAGCCCTCAAAAAGCTTCAAAACAAAGAGCTTAGCTACGTACAACTT AAAATAgactttaatcatgaaaatatagCATTGGCAGATACAACCCATACGGAGATAGGAGATTTACCGAATCGTGTCCCAAAGGATTCTGCACGCTATCATTTCTTTTTGTATAAGCATTCATATGAAGGAGACTACTTGGAGTCAAtag tGTTTGTTTATTCTATGCCTGGCTATACGTGTAGCATTCGAGAACGAATGTTATATTCCAGTTGTAAGAATCCCTTGATTGATATGGTGGAAAAACAACTGTCTCTGGATATAACAAAAAAG CCATCTACATTGGGTTTCATTTACAATAGCCAACTAATCTCACAACCAGGAAGTCTTTGGAACATGAGAAAACAGGACATGGAGAATGAGCAAACTCCACATGACAGCACAGAGGTCATCAACAAACCCAAG TCAGACAAGAGTGGGTGTCTCAAGAAAGaaacctctatcatcaaggaccttcacTACTTATGTCAAACCCtctttctcactgctatcatcaggaaggagggtacagaagcctga
- the LOC138746094 gene encoding twinfilin-1-like isoform X3 produces MTHQTGIPVSKELKDIFARARNGEFCVLKIVIENEQLKVGASRESVARWDQEYDSCILPLLDEQQPGYILYRMDTTNAQGSRWLFIAWSPDPSPVRQKMLYAATKMALKKEFGSSHIKDEIFGTVREDVSFSGYRKHLISQNDPNPLTTAEEELQKDKIQINGETKPPSLQGVAFPMQGDVVQALKKLQNKELSYVQLKIDFNHENIALADTTHTEIGDLPNRVPKDSARYHFFLYKHSYEGDYLESIVFVYSMPGYTCSIRERMLYSSCKNPLIDMVEKQLSLDITKKPSTLGFIYNSQLISQPGSLWNMRKQDMENEQTPHDSTEVINKPKFPLVDASLQSEFHLQYSQRKMPT; encoded by the exons AACAACTCAAGGTGGGTGCATCCAGAGAGTCGGTAGCCAGATGGGACCAAGAATATGATTCGTGCATCCTTCCTCTTCTAGATGAACAGCAACCTGGCTATATCTTGTACCGAATGGACACCACGAATGCTCAGGGATCTCGGTGGCTCTTTATTGCTTGGTCACCTGATCCTTCACCA gtTCGACAAAAAATGCTGTATGCAGCAACAAAAATGGCTCTGAAGAAGGAATTTGGGAGTAGCCACATAAAAGATGAAATATTTGGAACTGTAAGG GAGGATGTTTCGTTTAGTGGTTACAGAAAGCACCTTATTTCTCAAAATGATCCCAACCCACTAACCACAGCTGAAGAGGAGCTGCAGAAG gaTAAAATTCAAATCAATGGAGAAACTAAGCCACCATCTTTGCAGGGAGTAGCATTTCCTATGCAAGGAGATGTGGTTCAAGCCCTCAAAAAGCTTCAAAACAAAGAGCTTAGCTACGTACAACTT AAAATAgactttaatcatgaaaatatagCATTGGCAGATACAACCCATACGGAGATAGGAGATTTACCGAATCGTGTCCCAAAGGATTCTGCACGCTATCATTTCTTTTTGTATAAGCATTCATATGAAGGAGACTACTTGGAGTCAAtag tGTTTGTTTATTCTATGCCTGGCTATACGTGTAGCATTCGAGAACGAATGTTATATTCCAGTTGTAAGAATCCCTTGATTGATATGGTGGAAAAACAACTGTCTCTGGATATAACAAAAAAG CCATCTACATTGGGTTTCATTTACAATAGCCAACTAATCTCACAACCAGGAAGTCTTTGGAACATGAGAAAACAGGACATGGAGAATGAGCAAACTCCACATGACAGCACAGAGGTCATCAACAAACCCAAG TTTCCTTTAGTGGATGCCTCTTTGCAGTCAGAATTTCATCTGCAATACTCTCAAAGGAAGATGCCCACTTGA
- the LOC138746094 gene encoding twinfilin-1-like isoform X1, translating to MTHQTGIPVSKELKDIFARARNGEFCVLKIVIENEQLKVGASRESVARWDQEYDSCILPLLDEQQPGYILYRMDTTNAQGSRWLFIAWSPDPSPVRQKMLYAATKMALKKEFGSSHIKDEIFGTVREDVSFSGYRKHLISQNDPNPLTTAEEELQKDKIQINGETKPPSLQGVAFPMQGDVVQALKKLQNKELSYVQLKIDFNHENIALADTTHTEIGDLPNRVPKDSARYHFFLYKHSYEGDYLESIVFVYSMPGYTCSIRERMLYSSCKNPLIDMVEKQLSLDITKKPSTLGFIYNSQLISQPGSLWNMRKQDMENEQTPHDSTEVINKPKSDKSGCLKKETSIIKDLHYLCQTLFLTAIIRKEGTEA from the exons AACAACTCAAGGTGGGTGCATCCAGAGAGTCGGTAGCCAGATGGGACCAAGAATATGATTCGTGCATCCTTCCTCTTCTAGATGAACAGCAACCTGGCTATATCTTGTACCGAATGGACACCACGAATGCTCAGGGATCTCGGTGGCTCTTTATTGCTTGGTCACCTGATCCTTCACCA gtTCGACAAAAAATGCTGTATGCAGCAACAAAAATGGCTCTGAAGAAGGAATTTGGGAGTAGCCACATAAAAGATGAAATATTTGGAACTGTAAGG GAGGATGTTTCGTTTAGTGGTTACAGAAAGCACCTTATTTCTCAAAATGATCCCAACCCACTAACCACAGCTGAAGAGGAGCTGCAGAAG gaTAAAATTCAAATCAATGGAGAAACTAAGCCACCATCTTTGCAGGGAGTAGCATTTCCTATGCAAGGAGATGTGGTTCAAGCCCTCAAAAAGCTTCAAAACAAAGAGCTTAGCTACGTACAACTT AAAATAgactttaatcatgaaaatatagCATTGGCAGATACAACCCATACGGAGATAGGAGATTTACCGAATCGTGTCCCAAAGGATTCTGCACGCTATCATTTCTTTTTGTATAAGCATTCATATGAAGGAGACTACTTGGAGTCAAtag tGTTTGTTTATTCTATGCCTGGCTATACGTGTAGCATTCGAGAACGAATGTTATATTCCAGTTGTAAGAATCCCTTGATTGATATGGTGGAAAAACAACTGTCTCTGGATATAACAAAAAAG CCATCTACATTGGGTTTCATTTACAATAGCCAACTAATCTCACAACCAGGAAGTCTTTGGAACATGAGAAAACAGGACATGGAGAATGAGCAAACTCCACATGACAGCACAGAGGTCATCAACAAACCCAAG TCAGACAAGAGTGGGTGTCTCAAGAAAGaaacctctatcatcaaggaccttcacTACTTATGTCAAACCCtctttctcactgctatcatcaggaaggagggtacagaagcctga
- the LOC138746094 gene encoding twinfilin-1-like isoform X5, translating to MTHQTGIPVSKELKDIFARARNGEFCVLKIVIENEQLKVGASRESVARWDQEYDSCILPLLDEQQPGYILYRMDTTNAQGSRWLFIAWSPDPSPVRQKMLYAATKMALKKEFGSSHIKDEIFGTVRDKIQINGETKPPSLQGVAFPMQGDVVQALKKLQNKELSYVQLKIDFNHENIALADTTHTEIGDLPNRVPKDSARYHFFLYKHSYEGDYLESIVFVYSMPGYTCSIRERMLYSSCKNPLIDMVEKQLSLDITKKPSTLGFIYNSQLISQPGSLWNMRKQDMENEQTPHDSTEVINKPKSDKSGCLKKETSIIKDLHYLCQTLFLTAIIRKEGTEA from the exons AACAACTCAAGGTGGGTGCATCCAGAGAGTCGGTAGCCAGATGGGACCAAGAATATGATTCGTGCATCCTTCCTCTTCTAGATGAACAGCAACCTGGCTATATCTTGTACCGAATGGACACCACGAATGCTCAGGGATCTCGGTGGCTCTTTATTGCTTGGTCACCTGATCCTTCACCA gtTCGACAAAAAATGCTGTATGCAGCAACAAAAATGGCTCTGAAGAAGGAATTTGGGAGTAGCCACATAAAAGATGAAATATTTGGAACTGTAAGG gaTAAAATTCAAATCAATGGAGAAACTAAGCCACCATCTTTGCAGGGAGTAGCATTTCCTATGCAAGGAGATGTGGTTCAAGCCCTCAAAAAGCTTCAAAACAAAGAGCTTAGCTACGTACAACTT AAAATAgactttaatcatgaaaatatagCATTGGCAGATACAACCCATACGGAGATAGGAGATTTACCGAATCGTGTCCCAAAGGATTCTGCACGCTATCATTTCTTTTTGTATAAGCATTCATATGAAGGAGACTACTTGGAGTCAAtag tGTTTGTTTATTCTATGCCTGGCTATACGTGTAGCATTCGAGAACGAATGTTATATTCCAGTTGTAAGAATCCCTTGATTGATATGGTGGAAAAACAACTGTCTCTGGATATAACAAAAAAG CCATCTACATTGGGTTTCATTTACAATAGCCAACTAATCTCACAACCAGGAAGTCTTTGGAACATGAGAAAACAGGACATGGAGAATGAGCAAACTCCACATGACAGCACAGAGGTCATCAACAAACCCAAG TCAGACAAGAGTGGGTGTCTCAAGAAAGaaacctctatcatcaaggaccttcacTACTTATGTCAAACCCtctttctcactgctatcatcaggaaggagggtacagaagcctga
- the LOC138746094 gene encoding twinfilin-1-like isoform X2 — MTHQTGIPVSKELKDIFARARNGEFCVLKIVIENEQLKVGASRESVARWDQEYDSCILPLLDEQQPGYILYRMDTTNAQGSRWLFIAWSPDPSPVRQKMLYAATKMALKKEFGSSHIKDEIFGTVREDVSFSGYRKHLISQNDPNPLTTAEEELQKDKIQINGETKPPSLQGVAFPMQGDVVQALKKLQNKELSYVQLKIDFNHENIALADTTHTEIGDLPNRVPKDSARYHFFLYKHSYEGDYLESIVFVYSMPGYTCSIRERMLYSSCKNPLIDMVEKQLSLDITKKLLYHTVRQEWVSQERNLYHQGPSLLMSNPLSHCYHQEGGYRSLKRTPNSTKTASSPPPSDFRMDNEPQTLPHFFLLFCTN, encoded by the exons AACAACTCAAGGTGGGTGCATCCAGAGAGTCGGTAGCCAGATGGGACCAAGAATATGATTCGTGCATCCTTCCTCTTCTAGATGAACAGCAACCTGGCTATATCTTGTACCGAATGGACACCACGAATGCTCAGGGATCTCGGTGGCTCTTTATTGCTTGGTCACCTGATCCTTCACCA gtTCGACAAAAAATGCTGTATGCAGCAACAAAAATGGCTCTGAAGAAGGAATTTGGGAGTAGCCACATAAAAGATGAAATATTTGGAACTGTAAGG GAGGATGTTTCGTTTAGTGGTTACAGAAAGCACCTTATTTCTCAAAATGATCCCAACCCACTAACCACAGCTGAAGAGGAGCTGCAGAAG gaTAAAATTCAAATCAATGGAGAAACTAAGCCACCATCTTTGCAGGGAGTAGCATTTCCTATGCAAGGAGATGTGGTTCAAGCCCTCAAAAAGCTTCAAAACAAAGAGCTTAGCTACGTACAACTT AAAATAgactttaatcatgaaaatatagCATTGGCAGATACAACCCATACGGAGATAGGAGATTTACCGAATCGTGTCCCAAAGGATTCTGCACGCTATCATTTCTTTTTGTATAAGCATTCATATGAAGGAGACTACTTGGAGTCAAtag tGTTTGTTTATTCTATGCCTGGCTATACGTGTAGCATTCGAGAACGAATGTTATATTCCAGTTGTAAGAATCCCTTGATTGATATGGTGGAAAAACAACTGTCTCTGGATATAACAAAAAAG CTCCTTTATCACACAGTCAGACAAGAGTGGGTGTCTCAAGAAAGaaacctctatcatcaaggaccttcacTACTTATGTCAAACCCtctttctcactgctatcatcaggaaggagggtacagaagcctgaaacgaacacccaacagcacaaaaacagcttcttcccctccaccatcagatttccgaatggacaatgaaccacagacactccctcacttttttctcctcttttgcactaattaa